The following coding sequences lie in one Alloacidobacterium dinghuense genomic window:
- a CDS encoding VOC family protein → MPTAQETATSTIVWFEIPATDFPRAIQFYETILGSPLIHQAAWPNLAIFPYQKPGVSGAIGYGEGFKPAGDGVIIYLNCDGKFDAVLNRVETAGGAIVEPKNHLPGVGWIAQIRDSEGNRIGLHAAA, encoded by the coding sequence ATGCCAACCGCACAGGAAACAGCTACATCCACAATCGTGTGGTTTGAGATTCCCGCCACCGACTTTCCCCGCGCCATTCAGTTCTACGAAACAATTCTTGGCTCGCCTTTGATTCACCAGGCTGCCTGGCCGAATCTGGCCATCTTCCCCTATCAAAAACCAGGCGTCTCAGGTGCCATCGGCTATGGTGAAGGGTTCAAACCGGCAGGAGACGGCGTCATTATCTACCTCAATTGCGATGGCAAATTCGACGCGGTTCTTAACCGCGTGGAAACGGCCGGCGGAGCCATCGTTGAGCCAAAGAACCATTTGCCCGGAGTAGGTTGGATTGCTCAAATCCGTGACAGCGAAGGTAACCGTATTGGCTTGCATGCCGCAGCCTAG
- a CDS encoding helix-turn-helix transcriptional regulator yields MRRADRLFRIVQLLRSGRLQTARHLAEKLQVSHRTIYRDVQDLQLSGVPITGEAGVGYTLRRDFDIPPLMFDREEIAALVLGARMVQAWGGMQLAEAANRAIRKIEAVLPTDLRERVDDVLLYAPGFRAPAEVRTRLDTLHTAAQDRRVVLIAYAREDGQQSVRRVHPLALYFWGGAWTLAAWCELRNDFRSFRVDRMEHLESLGEIFVPKAGQMLSDFLRHIRAELDRRDS; encoded by the coding sequence ATGCGTCGCGCCGACCGGCTCTTTCGAATCGTCCAACTGTTGCGCTCTGGGCGGCTGCAAACAGCGCGCCATCTCGCCGAAAAGCTACAGGTCTCACACCGCACCATTTACCGCGATGTGCAAGACCTGCAGCTTTCCGGGGTTCCCATCACCGGCGAAGCGGGCGTCGGCTATACGCTGCGTCGCGACTTCGACATTCCGCCGCTGATGTTTGATCGCGAAGAAATTGCCGCGCTCGTCCTCGGAGCACGCATGGTGCAAGCCTGGGGTGGCATGCAGCTTGCTGAGGCTGCCAATCGCGCCATTCGCAAGATTGAAGCCGTACTTCCGACCGACCTGCGTGAGCGCGTTGACGATGTCTTGCTCTACGCGCCAGGTTTTCGCGCCCCCGCAGAAGTTCGCACCAGACTCGATACATTGCATACAGCGGCACAGGACCGCCGAGTTGTCCTCATCGCTTACGCGCGCGAAGACGGTCAACAAAGCGTACGACGCGTGCATCCGCTGGCTCTTTATTTCTGGGGTGGCGCATGGACGCTGGCTGCCTGGTGTGAGCTGCGAAACGATTTCCGTAGTTTTCGTGTAGACAGAATGGAACATCTGGAGAGCTTGGGCGAGATATTCGTTCCCAAAGCAGGCCAAATGCTCTCTGATTTCCTGCGGCATATTCGCGCCGAACTCGACCGTAGAGATTCATGA
- a CDS encoding TonB-dependent receptor, with amino-acid sequence MKTIERQSIFFGGRKGVVRSALVAVFAVGLFLVSFAIDSGAQQITGAIRGTVKDEQGAAIPAAAVRATNVETGLSRSATTDSEGSYFIQYLPVGTYNVEVEQAGFKKFVQQNLAVALDQTQALSITLAVGAETQTVTVTETPALIDTNSATLARTVQPAEIIGLPLVNRNAYAELSLTPGVQSNSASPATNPSGTPNYVIGVPSTQVVVNGGIDGGVPMVSFYLDGGSNMTGIRNYGNPLPNPDALEEFRVETSNFSAQYGRMSSAVVNTVTRSGTNQFHGSLFEFVRNTDLNATPWNATLNPPYHRNQFGGTVGGPIKRDKAFFFFSYAGLRQTVGQFLSGGVVPTALERQGDFTQSKVIPNLPGTKTKVDGTNGSPNCQVPTVGCVPSALLDPTAANIIGKYIPLPNSANNAWTGFFTGPTNQNEYLGKYDQVLGTKDHLSATYFYLKSTQNANGSTTTNLLWDINQSFSTQQNVNISDVHTFSPTTANQTWIGFTRVAGGRVNLPATSLGDLGSNFTIQGPKALPQLTVSGYFGVGGALAGPVTTTDFYSLRDLVTMTKGKHSLNFGGELALDKNMIVGNLYNFGVFTFQTSAPTTTGNALADFVTGQVNTMEQDTPYHGLLSDWHTALFIEDDYRLTPRLMANLGLRWDIDVPPVESSNLTASFVPNVQSTVVPSAPLGMLFPGDKGIPRGIADLRWHHISPRVGLAWDPFGDGKTAVRAAGGIFYGSVSGNEWNQPANAQPFAIRQTFNSIVSFTNVYGNPASFPNGDPFPYTYTPSNPRFLPAASIESISKDAQWPLVYQINSSVQQQLPGQFTATLAYVGTLSHDLPIMIDDNYAPYAPGASTSQTSINARRPYDPGVLGQNIFLTTNQTASYNSMQFSVQRRLTHNLMLNGFYVWSHSFQSSNESAVGIAYAQDFANLWEERGPTDNDRRSMASISGIWNIDYYRGGNFFMKQLANGWTISSIATLNSGAPVNIVTGSNKNFDSANNSRPNLVAGQNAFLNSHRKRATAAAEWFNINAFTANGPGLGIGPGGADGNTPRDYLRAPGYRDIDLGVFRNISFERFTLQLRGEATNAFNMVSLNAPTANLASTLNGKITAAASPRLIQIGARFTF; translated from the coding sequence GTGAAAACAATTGAGAGGCAGTCTATTTTCTTTGGAGGCAGGAAAGGAGTCGTCCGCAGCGCTCTTGTGGCCGTTTTTGCCGTCGGACTATTCCTCGTAAGCTTTGCGATCGATTCCGGCGCTCAGCAGATTACCGGGGCGATCAGAGGAACCGTTAAGGACGAACAGGGTGCGGCGATCCCTGCAGCAGCCGTGAGAGCAACGAATGTCGAAACCGGTCTCTCGCGGTCGGCCACAACAGACAGTGAAGGAAGCTATTTCATCCAATATCTTCCGGTTGGCACATACAACGTTGAAGTGGAGCAGGCCGGATTTAAGAAATTTGTGCAGCAGAATCTTGCTGTAGCGCTCGATCAGACGCAAGCTCTGAGTATTACTCTGGCAGTCGGCGCAGAAACTCAGACCGTCACAGTTACAGAAACGCCAGCCCTTATTGATACCAACTCGGCGACACTGGCGAGAACCGTGCAGCCGGCCGAGATTATTGGTCTACCTCTGGTGAATCGCAATGCGTATGCGGAGCTTTCGCTCACGCCGGGCGTGCAATCCAACAGCGCCAGTCCTGCCACCAATCCCAGTGGTACTCCCAACTACGTGATTGGCGTGCCGTCGACGCAGGTTGTGGTTAATGGAGGTATAGACGGCGGCGTTCCCATGGTCAGCTTTTATCTGGACGGCGGCAGCAACATGACCGGCATCCGCAACTATGGAAACCCGCTGCCCAACCCGGATGCGCTTGAGGAGTTTCGCGTAGAAACCAGCAACTTCTCTGCCCAGTATGGCCGTATGTCGAGCGCTGTAGTCAATACGGTAACGCGCTCGGGGACGAATCAGTTTCACGGTTCTCTATTTGAATTCGTGCGCAATACTGATTTGAACGCGACTCCGTGGAATGCAACCCTGAACCCGCCATATCACCGCAACCAGTTTGGCGGCACGGTCGGCGGTCCGATCAAGCGCGATAAGGCCTTCTTTTTCTTCAGCTATGCCGGATTGCGGCAAACTGTGGGGCAGTTCCTCAGCGGCGGCGTGGTTCCCACAGCGCTGGAGCGGCAGGGTGACTTCACGCAATCGAAGGTGATTCCGAATTTGCCCGGCACCAAGACCAAGGTGGATGGCACCAACGGTTCTCCTAACTGCCAGGTGCCGACTGTGGGATGCGTTCCGTCTGCGTTGTTAGACCCTACAGCCGCAAACATCATTGGCAAGTACATTCCTCTGCCTAATAGCGCGAACAATGCCTGGACGGGGTTTTTCACCGGTCCGACAAATCAGAACGAATATCTGGGGAAATACGATCAAGTTCTTGGCACCAAGGATCATCTTTCAGCGACCTACTTCTATCTCAAATCCACCCAAAATGCCAACGGGTCGACGACCACCAATCTGCTCTGGGATATCAACCAGTCATTCTCTACCCAGCAAAACGTGAATATCAGCGATGTTCATACTTTCAGCCCAACGACCGCCAATCAGACCTGGATCGGCTTTACGAGAGTAGCGGGAGGACGGGTCAATCTCCCGGCGACTTCTCTTGGGGATCTCGGATCAAATTTCACGATTCAAGGGCCGAAAGCGTTGCCTCAGCTTACCGTCTCCGGATATTTCGGTGTTGGGGGAGCGCTCGCGGGCCCGGTGACTACCACGGACTTCTATTCATTACGCGACCTGGTCACCATGACCAAGGGCAAACACTCGCTCAATTTCGGCGGCGAGCTGGCGCTGGACAAGAACATGATCGTGGGAAACCTGTATAACTTCGGAGTTTTCACCTTTCAAACATCCGCCCCCACGACCACCGGGAACGCGCTCGCCGATTTTGTCACCGGTCAGGTCAATACGATGGAACAGGACACTCCTTACCATGGGCTCCTGAGCGACTGGCATACCGCGCTATTTATCGAGGACGATTACCGCTTGACCCCGAGGCTGATGGCGAACCTGGGATTGCGGTGGGATATTGACGTCCCGCCTGTCGAGTCTTCGAACCTTACCGCTAGTTTTGTGCCTAATGTTCAATCAACGGTCGTTCCCAGCGCACCTCTGGGCATGCTTTTTCCAGGTGACAAAGGCATACCGCGAGGCATCGCCGACCTGCGCTGGCACCACATCTCGCCTCGTGTCGGCCTGGCATGGGATCCCTTCGGTGACGGAAAAACGGCAGTTCGCGCCGCTGGAGGTATTTTCTATGGCAGCGTAAGCGGCAATGAGTGGAACCAGCCAGCCAACGCGCAGCCCTTCGCCATTCGCCAGACTTTCAACTCGATTGTCTCGTTTACGAACGTCTACGGAAATCCGGCATCTTTTCCTAATGGAGATCCATTTCCATATACGTACACTCCGTCGAATCCACGCTTCCTGCCCGCCGCAAGCATCGAGAGCATTTCAAAAGACGCCCAATGGCCGCTTGTCTATCAAATCAACAGCTCGGTTCAGCAACAGTTGCCGGGCCAGTTCACCGCGACGCTCGCCTACGTTGGTACGTTGTCGCACGATCTTCCGATCATGATCGACGACAATTACGCACCCTATGCGCCGGGAGCTAGCACCTCGCAGACCAGCATCAATGCGCGGCGTCCCTACGATCCGGGTGTTTTGGGGCAGAACATATTTCTTACAACAAACCAGACCGCTTCGTATAACTCTATGCAGTTTTCAGTGCAGCGGCGATTGACGCACAACCTCATGCTCAACGGCTTTTATGTCTGGAGCCATTCGTTCCAAAGCTCCAATGAGTCAGCTGTCGGAATTGCCTATGCGCAGGATTTCGCCAATTTATGGGAGGAACGAGGCCCGACGGACAATGATCGACGCAGCATGGCCAGCATCTCGGGCATCTGGAATATCGACTACTACAGGGGTGGGAACTTCTTCATGAAGCAGCTTGCGAATGGCTGGACGATATCGTCGATCGCAACTCTCAACAGCGGCGCACCGGTGAACATCGTAACCGGTTCAAACAAGAACTTTGACAGCGCCAATAACAGCCGCCCAAACCTTGTTGCCGGTCAGAACGCATTTCTGAATTCCCATCGAAAGCGCGCTACCGCTGCCGCCGAGTGGTTCAACATCAATGCATTTACGGCTAACGGTCCGGGTCTGGGTATTGGTCCGGGTGGCGCGGATGGCAACACGCCGCGCGACTATCTTCGTGCACCGGGTTACCGGGATATCGACTTGGGGGTATTCCGCAATATTAGTTTTGAGCGCTTCACGTTGCAGTTACGCGGTGAGGCCACGAACGCCTTCAATATGGTGAGCCTCAATGCGCCGACGGCGAACCTTGCGTCCACACTGAACGGCAAGATCACGGCGGCGGCCAGTCCCCGTCTGATTCAGATAGGCGCACGTTTCACTTTCTGA
- a CDS encoding nuclear transport factor 2 family protein translates to MRRITLIATAIFAIFTAATGLAADSKQDKDLFTVREAVWRSWFAGDIQTLEKLVPKDTIAINSGEEKWQNQAEIFQESTQFHASGGKLIRLEFPHTDIQRFGNVAILYSKFVYEIESNGRRSVSSGRAMEVFVLTNDQWTNPGWHTDRED, encoded by the coding sequence ATGCGTCGAATCACGTTGATTGCCACAGCAATCTTTGCGATCTTCACCGCAGCAACCGGTCTGGCAGCCGATTCAAAACAAGACAAGGACCTCTTTACCGTGCGCGAAGCTGTCTGGCGCAGTTGGTTCGCCGGCGACATCCAGACACTCGAAAAGCTCGTTCCCAAAGACACCATCGCCATCAATTCTGGTGAAGAAAAATGGCAGAATCAGGCCGAGATATTCCAGGAGTCCACGCAGTTTCACGCCTCTGGGGGAAAACTGATCCGGCTGGAATTCCCTCATACCGATATACAACGCTTCGGGAACGTCGCAATTCTCTACAGCAAGTTCGTGTACGAGATTGAGTCCAATGGCAGGCGATCCGTTAGCTCAGGACGCGCCATGGAAGTCTTCGTCCTCACAAACGATCAATGGACAAATCCCGGCTGGCATACCGATCGTGAAGATTAA
- a CDS encoding threonine aldolase family protein — protein MSTETERRDEVLSQSPVGFIDLRSDTVTRPTKAMRSAMAAAEVGDDVYGEDPTVNLLEASAAQIFGREAALFVPTGTMGNQIAIRLHTQPGQEIICESRAHIVDWEMAMAAAFSGCQFRAVAAERGIVTWKHIEPAIKRPTFNNAPTGLISLENSHNMAGGTVTPLAVFGEIWNGAHEMGIPLHLDGARIFNASVALNVPVAVLTSGFNTVMFCLSKGLCAPVGSMLVGSRKVIERGRMVRKALGGGMRQAGVLAAAGLIALEEMPKRLADDHANARYLAERLSGLPQIELDLLTVQTNIVIFGLKERGKAEELVLRLKQRGVLCGTVGRNSVRFVTHHDVDRAACEEAARIAVEEIGKL, from the coding sequence ATGTCGACTGAAACAGAGCGCAGGGATGAGGTGTTGTCACAGAGCCCGGTTGGATTCATCGATTTACGCAGCGATACTGTAACCCGGCCAACAAAAGCCATGCGTTCCGCGATGGCTGCGGCTGAAGTGGGTGACGACGTTTACGGCGAAGATCCAACGGTTAACTTGTTGGAGGCTAGCGCAGCGCAGATATTTGGACGCGAGGCGGCACTTTTTGTTCCTACCGGCACGATGGGAAACCAGATTGCGATTCGACTGCACACGCAACCAGGGCAGGAGATTATCTGCGAGTCGCGAGCGCACATCGTCGATTGGGAAATGGCTATGGCCGCGGCTTTCTCCGGCTGCCAATTCCGCGCGGTGGCTGCGGAGCGCGGGATTGTGACCTGGAAGCACATTGAGCCTGCCATCAAGCGCCCGACTTTCAACAATGCGCCGACAGGTTTGATCTCACTGGAAAATTCGCACAATATGGCTGGCGGAACCGTGACCCCTCTTGCGGTCTTTGGTGAGATATGGAATGGCGCGCACGAGATGGGGATTCCTCTGCATCTGGATGGTGCTCGGATCTTCAACGCCTCAGTTGCTTTGAATGTTCCCGTGGCCGTGCTTACCAGCGGCTTCAACACGGTGATGTTCTGCTTGTCGAAGGGATTGTGCGCGCCTGTTGGATCGATGCTCGTTGGTAGCCGCAAGGTGATCGAACGTGGCCGCATGGTACGCAAAGCACTTGGTGGTGGCATGCGTCAGGCGGGAGTACTGGCGGCTGCCGGGCTGATTGCTCTGGAAGAAATGCCAAAGCGGCTGGCTGATGATCATGCGAACGCCCGGTATTTAGCTGAGCGGTTGTCCGGGTTGCCTCAGATTGAGCTTGACCTCCTGACAGTGCAGACGAACATCGTCATCTTTGGCCTAAAGGAAAGGGGCAAGGCTGAGGAATTGGTATTGCGTCTTAAGCAGCGTGGTGTTTTGTGCGGGACAGTGGGAAGAAATTCGGTTCGGTTCGTTACGCATCATGACGTGGACCGCGCTGCGTGCGAGGAAGCTGCCCGTATCGCTGTCGAGGAGATTGGAAAGCTCTAG
- the hemW gene encoding radical SAM family heme chaperone HemW, with the protein MDSLGIYISVPFCRSKCTYCNFASGVFPSSYMARYVDRVCEDLRAAVRRFSGLPRVADSVYLGGGTPSLLPPDLLKTLFGAIREHFLVKGDAEITIECAPGQLAEDSLDAMVDCGVNRISFGVQSFVDQEAKATGRLHTRAIALEDIDRVYRAGVERVNADLIAGLPHQTAASWTESLDVLMDSGVDHASIYMLEVDDESRLGREVLGGGARYFAAAIPSDDAIADMYTEAVDVLAKRGLAQYEISNFARMGAASVHNLKYWRRLPYLGLGLDAHSMLRTENGTAIRFATTDDLQSYLSSPGWEDARSLTRLEELEEAWFLGLRLNEGVDLQQMETEFDRELVEPYKPLIEDLSSDGLLTPGARQIALSLRGRMLSNEVFARFLDVIDIGEPASV; encoded by the coding sequence ATGGATAGCCTCGGCATCTACATTTCCGTGCCGTTCTGCCGCTCGAAGTGCACCTACTGCAACTTCGCGTCAGGGGTTTTTCCATCGAGCTATATGGCGCGGTATGTCGACAGGGTGTGCGAAGACCTGAGAGCCGCGGTCAGACGATTTTCGGGTTTGCCTCGCGTCGCGGACTCGGTTTATTTGGGTGGAGGTACGCCCAGCCTGCTGCCGCCTGACCTGCTGAAGACGCTTTTCGGCGCTATTCGCGAGCATTTTCTGGTCAAGGGCGATGCGGAGATTACGATCGAGTGCGCTCCGGGTCAACTGGCAGAGGATTCGTTGGATGCCATGGTGGATTGTGGCGTGAACCGCATTAGCTTCGGCGTGCAGTCATTCGTCGACCAGGAGGCCAAGGCTACGGGCCGGCTGCACACACGAGCGATTGCGCTCGAAGACATAGACCGGGTGTACCGAGCGGGGGTTGAAAGGGTTAATGCCGACCTAATTGCAGGTTTGCCTCATCAGACGGCAGCATCATGGACTGAGTCGCTGGATGTTCTCATGGATTCTGGTGTCGATCACGCGAGCATTTACATGCTGGAAGTGGATGACGAGTCGCGTCTGGGGCGCGAGGTGCTGGGCGGCGGCGCGCGATACTTTGCAGCGGCGATCCCGTCAGACGACGCGATTGCCGATATGTATACCGAAGCGGTCGATGTGCTCGCCAAGCGTGGGTTGGCACAGTACGAGATTTCGAATTTTGCACGAATGGGTGCTGCATCCGTTCACAATTTGAAGTACTGGCGGCGGCTGCCTTATCTGGGACTCGGCCTGGACGCTCATTCGATGTTGCGAACGGAAAACGGCACTGCGATTCGCTTTGCCACTACCGATGACCTGCAGAGCTATCTGTCTTCACCAGGATGGGAAGATGCGAGATCGCTCACGCGACTGGAGGAACTCGAAGAAGCTTGGTTCCTAGGTCTTCGGTTGAATGAAGGCGTGGACCTGCAGCAGATGGAGACGGAATTTGACAGGGAACTCGTAGAACCATACAAACCTCTTATCGAGGATTTGTCCTCAGACGGGCTTCTCACCCCCGGTGCTCGTCAGATTGCCCTGAGTCTGCGGGGCCGGATGCTGTCGAACGAGGTCTTCGCGCGGTTTTTGGATGTCATCGATATTGGCGAACCCGCCTCGGTGTAA
- a CDS encoding GNAT family N-acetyltransferase, translating to MEGSILYFLIVDASPMTILQTSRLILRRWRDSDRRPFAEINADPRVMEFFPNLLTREQSDRAIDRIEASFTKHGFGLCAVEQLSSHEFLGFIGLSVPNFEAAFTPCVEIGWRLAAHAWGQGFATEGAKAIVAYAFETLKLASLVSFTAEQNMRSRRVMERIGMTFDTADSFDHPILPEGHLLRRHVLYRLRAPGVRQPVK from the coding sequence ATGGAAGGTTCTATCCTCTATTTTCTCATTGTGGACGCTTCGCCAATGACGATCCTTCAAACATCACGCCTCATCCTGCGCCGTTGGCGAGACTCCGACCGCCGGCCCTTCGCAGAAATAAACGCCGACCCACGCGTGATGGAGTTCTTCCCAAACCTCTTGACGCGCGAGCAGAGCGATCGTGCCATTGACAGGATCGAAGCCAGTTTTACAAAGCACGGCTTCGGTTTGTGCGCTGTAGAGCAACTCTCCAGCCATGAATTTCTCGGCTTCATCGGCCTTTCCGTACCAAATTTCGAGGCCGCCTTCACGCCCTGTGTAGAAATCGGCTGGCGCCTCGCCGCACACGCCTGGGGACAGGGATTTGCCACCGAAGGTGCCAAAGCGATCGTCGCCTATGCTTTCGAGACACTAAAGCTCGCCTCGCTGGTCTCTTTCACGGCCGAACAGAACATGCGATCCCGTCGTGTGATGGAAAGAATCGGAATGACCTTTGATACCGCCGACAGCTTTGATCATCCAATCCTGCCCGAAGGTCATCTATTAAGACGGCATGTGCTCTATCGGCTTCGCGCCCCAGGAGTCCGCCAACCCGTAAAATAG
- a CDS encoding ABC transporter ATP-binding protein, translating into MAEQEKPKTGVPDTRGSRVVGQKQAQQQEDEVVGKAYDGRLMRRLIRYLYPYKLPAFISLAAILIKAGSDVLGPYLTKVAVDRYMTAQVAAKPSWLARHLSPNAFTGISQLAGLYLASLVLSYFLEFVQTYLMQWTGQKVMFDMRSQIFRHLQHMHIGYFDRNPVGRLVTRLTSDVDALNEMFTSGVFAIFEDVFVLAGIVIVMLRMSWWLALLSFAVLPFILLVTRLFRKHVRDSYRRIRSAIARINSYTQEHVSGMTVVQLFNRQERSFKEFKAVNQQHMDAFKDAIMAYALYYPAVEVLSSIAIALVIWRGGYGVLHTTVTLGVLVAFMQYAQRFFRPIQDLSEKYNILQAAMAASERIFKLLDTTPEIVRPAHPKEGDNSGRIEFRNVWFTYQRLDEAQKDRIHHANATELAAMDDIEWILRGVSFAVEPDQTAAIVGHTGAGKTTIISLMMRFYDIQHGSILVDGVDVREHDLTKLRQRFGVVLQDPFLFSGTIADNIRLGSQWISDERLEEAADEVNVRDFIHSLPEGFAEPVRERGNGLSTGQKQLINFARALAHDPRILILDEATSSVDTETEMRVRLALEHMIEGRTSVVIAHRLSTVQRADVILVMHKGQLREAGTHQELLTQRGIYWKLYQLQYKDQELPESFPTLNPSLAVGTD; encoded by the coding sequence ATGGCCGAACAGGAAAAGCCGAAAACCGGGGTCCCCGACACGCGCGGTTCTCGCGTGGTGGGGCAAAAACAAGCTCAGCAGCAGGAAGACGAAGTCGTCGGCAAAGCATACGACGGTCGTCTGATGCGCCGCCTCATCCGATACTTGTATCCCTACAAGCTGCCTGCATTTATCTCTCTTGCCGCAATCCTCATCAAGGCCGGCTCTGACGTTCTCGGTCCATATCTCACCAAAGTCGCCGTCGATCGCTACATGACCGCCCAGGTAGCGGCCAAACCCTCATGGCTCGCGCGCCATCTTAGTCCAAACGCATTCACCGGCATCAGCCAGCTCGCCGGCCTGTATCTCGCCTCGCTCGTGCTGAGCTATTTCCTCGAATTCGTCCAGACGTACCTGATGCAATGGACCGGCCAGAAAGTTATGTTCGACATGCGCAGTCAGATCTTCCGCCATCTGCAGCACATGCACATCGGCTATTTCGACCGCAATCCTGTCGGACGCCTGGTTACGCGACTCACCAGCGACGTCGACGCATTGAACGAGATGTTCACCTCCGGCGTCTTCGCTATCTTTGAAGACGTCTTCGTGCTGGCCGGAATCGTCATCGTCATGCTGCGCATGAGCTGGTGGCTGGCTTTGCTCTCGTTTGCCGTCCTGCCATTCATCCTGCTGGTCACGCGACTCTTCCGCAAACATGTGCGCGATTCCTACCGCCGCATTCGATCTGCGATTGCCCGGATTAACTCCTACACGCAGGAACACGTCAGCGGCATGACAGTCGTGCAACTCTTCAATCGCCAGGAACGCTCTTTCAAAGAATTTAAGGCGGTCAACCAGCAGCACATGGACGCCTTCAAAGACGCGATCATGGCCTATGCACTCTACTATCCGGCAGTCGAAGTCCTAAGCTCCATTGCCATCGCCCTGGTCATCTGGCGCGGAGGATATGGTGTCCTCCATACAACCGTTACACTCGGCGTTCTCGTCGCCTTCATGCAGTACGCGCAACGCTTCTTCCGCCCCATTCAGGACCTGAGCGAGAAATACAACATCCTCCAAGCCGCGATGGCCGCAAGCGAGCGCATTTTCAAGCTGCTTGATACGACCCCGGAGATTGTCCGTCCCGCTCACCCGAAAGAAGGCGACAACTCAGGCCGAATCGAATTCCGCAACGTCTGGTTCACCTATCAGCGACTTGATGAAGCCCAGAAAGACCGCATCCACCACGCCAATGCTACCGAGTTGGCCGCGATGGATGACATCGAATGGATCCTGCGCGGTGTCTCCTTTGCCGTTGAACCCGACCAGACCGCGGCCATCGTCGGCCACACGGGAGCAGGAAAGACAACCATCATCAGCCTGATGATGCGGTTCTACGATATCCAGCACGGCAGCATCCTGGTCGATGGCGTCGATGTGCGCGAGCACGACCTCACCAAGCTCCGCCAGCGCTTCGGTGTCGTTCTGCAGGACCCATTTCTCTTTTCCGGGACCATTGCCGACAACATCCGCCTGGGCTCGCAGTGGATTTCAGACGAACGCCTCGAAGAAGCGGCCGACGAAGTCAACGTCCGCGACTTCATCCATTCGCTGCCTGAGGGTTTTGCCGAACCTGTGCGCGAACGCGGGAATGGACTGTCGACGGGCCAGAAGCAGCTCATTAACTTCGCCCGCGCTTTGGCGCACGACCCAAGAATCCTCATCCTCGACGAAGCCACATCGAGCGTAGACACAGAAACCGAAATGCGCGTTCGCCTTGCCCTTGAGCACATGATCGAAGGCCGAACCTCTGTCGTCATCGCTCACAGGCTCTCGACTGTTCAGCGCGCGGACGTCATCCTCGTCATGCATAAAGGACAATTGCGCGAGGCGGGCACACACCAGGAGTTGCTCACGCAACGCGGAATCTACTGGAAGCTCTATCAGCTCCAATACAAGGATCAGGAACTGCCGGAATCTTTCCCCACACTCAATCCAAGCCTTGCCGTCGGGACCGACTAA